One part of the Vicia villosa cultivar HV-30 ecotype Madison, WI linkage group LG6, Vvil1.0, whole genome shotgun sequence genome encodes these proteins:
- the LOC131612570 gene encoding 2-oxoglutarate-dependent dioxygenase AOP3-like, whose product MDTESGVPILDFRKSTGITLEEGGQGWKEMSKKVREAFESHGMFLLRCDEIPKELQNEMFAGIKSLFDLPEETKTKFTGKRVYRGYSSKSVALPNSQTFGIDDTFDPNETRSFTELMWPEGNPNFCEALLSFSSEARKLSSLILKMAVEGFGLLENYISEVEELCRGNDTRITKYPIPKETTDPAITFVPHTDKSSLTFISENEIQGLQLLQKSGNWVNVNVPPNGFVVMVGDMLQAWSNGRFEAPIHRVAIRGNKDRYVFILFSLPKEETFIKVPSELVDENHPLRYKTFTYEDFINFIKTVGTKLGALEDFAGI is encoded by the exons atggATACTGAGAGTGGAGTCCCAATTTTAGATTTTCGTAAGAGCACTGGAATTACATTAGAAGAAGGAGGTCAAGGATGGAAAGAAATGAGTAAGAAAGTGAGAGAAGCATTTGAGAGTCATGGTATGTTTCTCTTAAGATGTGATGAAATACCGAAAGAATTACAAAATGAAATGTTCGCAGGCATTAAATCTTTGTTTGATCTACCTGAGGAGACAAAGACGAAGTTCACTGGAAAAAGAGTTTATAGGGGCTATTCGTCCAAGAGTGTTGCCCTTCCTAATAGTCAAACATTTGGTATTGATGATACTTTTGATCCAAATGAGACTCGAAGCTTCACTGAGCTCATGTGGCCTGAAGGAAATCCAAATTTTTg TGAGGCACTACTTTCATTCAGCTCAGAAGCACGAAAACTAAGCTCACTTATCCTAAAGATGGCTGTGGAGGGCTTTGGCCTTCTAGAAAATTACATTTCAGAAGTTGAAGAGTTGTGTAGAGGTAATGATACACGGATAACAAAGTATCCAATCCCTAAAGAAACAACTGATCCTGCTATTACTTTTGTGCCTCACACTGACAAATCCAGTCTTACCTTCATAAGCGAGAATGAAATCCAAGGTCTACAACTTCTACAGAAATCAGGCAATTGGGTTAATGTAAATGTTCCTCCAAATGGTTTTGTCGTAATGGTTGGTGACATGTTGCAG GCATGGAGTAATGGAAGATTTGAAGCACCAATACATAGAGTGGCGATAAGAGGAAACAAAGACAGATatgtatttattcttttttcactTCCAAAGGAAGAAACATTCATTAAGGTTCCCTCAGAGTTAGTAGATGAAAATCATCCTCTCCGTTACAAGACATTCACGTATGAAGATttcatcaattttattaaaactgTTGGTACTAAATTGGGAGCACTTGAAGATTTTGCTGGAATTTAA
- the LOC131612569 gene encoding 2-oxoglutarate-dependent dioxygenase AOP3-like: MDTESGVPILDFRKSTGITLEEGGQGWKEMSKKVREAFESHGMFLLRCDEIPKELQNEMFAGIKSLFDLPEETKTKFTGKRVYRGYSSKSVALPNSQTFGIDDTFDPNETRSFTELMWPEGNPNFCEALLSFSSEARKLSSLILKMAVEGFGLLENYISEVEELCRGNDTRITKYPIPKETTDPAITFVPHTDKSSLTFISENEIQGLQLLQKSGNWVNVNVPPNGFVVMVGDMLQAWSNGRFEAPIHRVAIRGNKDRYVFILFSLPKEETFIKVPSELVDENHPLRYKTFTYEDFINFIKTVGTKLGALEDFAGI; this comes from the exons atggATACTGAGAGTGGAGTCCCAATTTTAGATTTTCGTAAGAGCACTGGAATTACATTAGAAGAAGGAGGTCAAGGATGGAAAGAAATGAGTAAGAAAGTGAGAGAAGCATTTGAGAGTCATGGTATGTTTCTCTTAAGATGTGATGAAATACCGAAAGAATTACAAAATGAAATGTTCGCAGGCATTAAATCTTTGTTTGATCTACCTGAGGAGACAAAGACGAAGTTCACTGGAAAAAGAGTTTATAGGGGCTATTCGTCCAAGAGTGTTGCCCTTCCTAATAGTCAAACATTTGGTATTGATGATACTTTTGATCCAAATGAGACTCGAAGCTTCACTGAGCTCATGTGGCCTGAAGGAAATCCAAATTTTTg TGAGGCGCTACTTTCATTCAGCTCAGAAGCACGAAAACTAAGCTCACTTATCCTAAAGATGGCTGTGGAGGGCTTTGGCCTTCTAGAAAATTACATTTCAGAAGTTGAAGAGTTGTGTAGAGGTAATGATACACGGATAACAAAGTATCCAATCCCTAAAGAAACAACTGATCCTGCTATTACTTTTGTGCCTCACACTGACAAATCCAGTCTTACCTTCATAAGCGAGAATGAAATCCAAGGTCTACAACTTCTACAGAAATCAGGCAATTGGGTTAATGTAAATGTTCCTCCAAATGGTTTTGTCGTAATGGTTGGTGACATGTTGCAG GCATGGAGTAATGGAAGATTTGAAGCACCAATACATAGAGTGGCGATAAGAGGAAACAAAGACAGATatgtatttattcttttttcactTCCAAAGGAAGAAACATTCATTAAGGTTCCCTCAGAGTTAGTAGATGAAAATCATCCTCTCCGTTACAAGACATTCACGTATGAAGATttcatcaattttattaaaactgTTGGTACTAAATTGGGAGCACTTGAAGATTTTGCTGGAATTTAA